A genome region from Variovorax paradoxus includes the following:
- a CDS encoding mobilization protein yields the protein MSSINFIGGEKGGVGKSVTARVLAQYFIDHSRPFTGFDTDRSHSSFTRFYEGFASPVVVDSFEGLDTVVNGFETNPQQSVIVDLAAQTLAPLSRWIKESDLFDVFAEIGVTVNFWHVLDDGKDSTDLLGTLIDTFGNRPNYIVVQNYGRGSDFGMLLGSQSLSKATANGARVIALPRLHDASMRKIDAQNASFWKAVNDREGPHALGLLERQRVKSWLATAYAAFDTLPL from the coding sequence ATGAGCTCCATCAATTTCATCGGCGGCGAAAAAGGCGGTGTCGGCAAGTCGGTCACGGCGCGTGTGCTGGCCCAGTACTTCATCGACCACAGCCGGCCGTTCACCGGCTTCGACACCGACCGCTCGCACAGCTCGTTCACGCGCTTCTACGAAGGCTTCGCTTCGCCCGTGGTGGTCGACAGCTTCGAGGGCCTCGACACGGTCGTCAACGGCTTCGAGACCAACCCGCAGCAAAGCGTGATCGTCGACCTCGCCGCGCAGACGTTGGCGCCGCTCTCGCGCTGGATCAAGGAATCGGACCTGTTCGATGTCTTCGCCGAGATCGGCGTCACGGTCAACTTCTGGCATGTGCTGGACGACGGCAAGGACTCGACCGACCTGCTCGGCACGTTGATCGACACCTTCGGCAACCGGCCCAACTACATCGTGGTGCAGAACTACGGGCGCGGCAGCGACTTCGGCATGCTGCTGGGCTCGCAGTCGCTCTCGAAGGCCACGGCCAACGGCGCGCGCGTGATCGCCCTGCCACGCCTGCACGACGCGAGCATGCGCAAGATCGATGCGCAAAACGCCAGTTTCTGGAAGGCAGTGAACGATCGCGAAGGGCCGCATGCGCTGGGCCTGCTGGAGCGCCAGCGGGTGAAATCGTGGCTGGCGACGGCCTACGCGGCATTCGACACCTTGCCGCTGTAG
- a CDS encoding type II toxin-antitoxin system HipA family toxin has translation MNVKILEIALGTRRFGKLFQYADLCRFVAEPELVANPPAEVLSLSMVASDTAAQSALWSDVKNPLFNAQGGQLPSFFQNLLPEGVLRSHIAQLRGCRENDHFELLAACGGDLPGAVSARPVSVDRGTLQRLITQDQDALEMSVVELPLPQGISVSGVQPKLGLRRQGGRYVARTRAGASTRVIAKLPVAGRPHMPQLEMLSLQMAGAAGVEVCHAELAPLSAIAAEHSYALPDEPEFLAVTRFDRDGARRIHFEDFAQVLAIDPMHKYTASYLDMALAMRAFPSLGDDAVFELLRRLVVNDLLGNPDAHLKNFGVLYPDGLAPRLAPAYDIVAYAAMQGVDGHALPLLPAASATARRSALFSPANVRAFCFSTGLHEPMVRRVVADTARLAREQWPDMIDASTLPAPWKKKLQQRLQAHPLLQSMRKRGR, from the coding sequence ATGAACGTCAAGATCCTCGAGATCGCGCTCGGCACTCGCCGCTTCGGCAAGCTGTTCCAGTACGCCGACCTGTGCCGCTTCGTCGCTGAGCCCGAACTGGTCGCCAATCCGCCGGCCGAGGTGCTGTCGCTCTCGATGGTGGCGAGCGATACGGCAGCCCAATCGGCGCTGTGGAGCGACGTGAAGAACCCGCTCTTCAACGCCCAGGGCGGCCAGCTGCCCAGCTTCTTCCAGAACCTGCTGCCCGAAGGCGTGCTGCGCAGCCACATCGCGCAGCTGCGCGGGTGCCGCGAAAACGACCATTTCGAACTGCTCGCGGCCTGCGGCGGCGACCTGCCCGGTGCCGTGAGCGCCCGGCCGGTCTCCGTCGATCGCGGCACGCTGCAGCGGCTCATCACACAGGACCAGGACGCGCTCGAAATGTCGGTGGTCGAGTTGCCGCTGCCGCAGGGCATCTCGGTCTCGGGCGTGCAACCCAAGCTGGGCCTGCGCCGCCAGGGCGGACGCTACGTGGCTCGCACGCGCGCCGGCGCCAGCACGCGCGTCATCGCCAAGCTGCCGGTCGCGGGACGGCCTCACATGCCGCAGCTCGAGATGCTGTCCCTGCAGATGGCCGGCGCGGCAGGCGTCGAGGTGTGCCATGCCGAACTGGCGCCGCTGTCGGCCATTGCGGCCGAGCACAGCTACGCCCTGCCCGACGAGCCTGAATTCCTGGCCGTGACGCGCTTCGACCGAGACGGCGCGCGCCGCATCCATTTCGAGGACTTCGCGCAAGTGCTGGCGATCGACCCGATGCACAAGTACACCGCGAGCTATCTCGACATGGCGCTGGCGATGCGCGCGTTTCCATCGCTGGGCGACGACGCGGTGTTCGAGCTGTTGCGGCGGCTCGTGGTGAACGACCTGCTCGGCAACCCCGACGCCCACCTGAAGAACTTCGGCGTGCTCTACCCCGACGGCCTCGCGCCGCGGCTGGCACCGGCCTACGACATCGTGGCCTATGCCGCAATGCAGGGCGTGGACGGCCATGCCTTGCCCCTGCTGCCGGCCGCATCCGCCACGGCAAGGCGGTCGGCGCTGTTCAGCCCGGCCAACGTTCGCGCCTTCTGCTTCTCGACCGGTCTGCACGAGCCGATGGTGCGCCGCGTGGTCGCGGACACTGCGCGGCTGGCGCGCGAACAATGGCCCGACATGATCGACGCATCCACGTTGCCAGCGCCCTGGAAGAAGAAACTCCAGCAGCGCTTGCAGGCACACCCCTTGCTGCAGTCGATGCGCAAGCGAGGCAGGTAG
- a CDS encoding hydroxymyristoyl-ACP dehydratase, protein MTAPQTLDRAGIALRIPHSGSMCLLERLESWDEMAIHCSTRTHARPDNPLRTEGGLLAPNAIEYAAQAMALHGGLLAAEGSTPSAGFLASARNVRLAVARLDDVAGALQVRAQRLSGDDRQILYAFTVAADDGRMLAEGRAVVVLNTPLATESTRSP, encoded by the coding sequence ATGACCGCCCCGCAGACGCTCGACCGCGCCGGCATCGCCCTGCGCATTCCGCACAGCGGCAGCATGTGCCTTCTGGAACGGCTCGAGAGCTGGGACGAGATGGCCATCCACTGCAGCACCCGCACGCATGCCCGGCCGGACAACCCGCTGCGCACCGAAGGCGGGCTGCTCGCTCCCAATGCCATCGAGTACGCGGCGCAGGCCATGGCGCTGCACGGCGGCCTGCTGGCGGCCGAGGGCAGCACGCCGTCGGCCGGGTTCCTGGCAAGCGCGCGCAACGTCAGGCTGGCGGTGGCTCGGCTCGATGACGTGGCCGGCGCGCTGCAGGTGCGCGCCCAGCGCCTGTCGGGCGACGACCGCCAGATTCTTTATGCATTCACGGTGGCAGCCGACGACGGCCGCATGCTGGCCGAGGGCCGCGCCGTGGTCGTCCTCAATACGCCCCTGGCCACAGAAAGCACCCGATCGCCATGA
- a CDS encoding MMPL family transporter, with protein MTAPQAGGAPGKARRAAVLLAWLLVLLCGVVVIARTQIGADLSAFLPKSPDVRQRVLIEQLQSGVASRTLMLGIEGGSAEQRAAVSRAVAKDMRQSKLFDLVQNGDTSDWSDAGTWVFQHRYQLSTGVTPGQFTAEGLRDAINETLSMLGTPAGNVIKPLLDRDPTGETQRIAMELVPASSPRSEDGVWMSRSAPRALMIATTRAAGSDLDAQAVAIARVHAAYEAASRDMGADAPKLLLSGPPVFSVMSRDKIKTEAIHLAVVGGIVMGGLLLLAFASPRALVIAFLPVATGVVIGTASVSVVFGSVHGLTLGFGSTLIGETVDYAIYYLIQARQVGAGAVPGTGWRRWLDLNWPTVRLGLLTSVCGFAALVFSGFPGLAQLGVFSIAGLVAAALATRYVLPVLAPDGATGMGMRRYMAQLAGALVRGLPSLRWPLAALGVAALGLVLWQGGHLWRADLGAMSPVPKAAQQLDEMLRNDIGASDGGVLVVAYGDDEQAALRHTEAAAARLDTLVDKGELVGYETVTRVLPSVETQAARIASLPNADTLRTNLADATRGLPLPASRLGPFVDDVEAARKLSPVQRADLADGPLASVVNTLMYERPGGGWGTLLVLHPSAKFDQGRLEAALAGLPEVQVVDVGRELASLYQRYLHEAFVQVLLGALAVVVLLGIYLRSWRRLVAVCQPLLFAVMLTLGGMAVLQAALGILHLVGLLLIVAVGSNYALFFDQLRTTGRADEDTLASLMLANLTTVVSFGLIAISDIPALSSIGRVVAPGALLALLLSAAFARRETSRQGAPAPRA; from the coding sequence GTGACCGCGCCGCAGGCCGGCGGCGCCCCGGGCAAGGCGCGCCGGGCGGCCGTGCTGCTGGCATGGCTGCTGGTGCTGCTGTGCGGCGTGGTGGTCATCGCCCGCACGCAGATCGGTGCCGACCTGTCCGCCTTCCTGCCGAAGAGCCCGGACGTCCGGCAGCGCGTGCTGATCGAGCAGCTGCAAAGCGGTGTCGCCTCGCGCACCCTGATGCTCGGCATCGAAGGCGGCAGTGCCGAGCAGCGCGCCGCTGTGTCGCGCGCGGTCGCCAAGGACATGCGCCAGAGCAAGCTGTTCGACCTGGTGCAGAACGGCGACACCAGCGACTGGAGCGACGCCGGCACCTGGGTGTTCCAGCACCGCTACCAGCTGTCGACCGGCGTCACGCCCGGCCAGTTCACGGCGGAGGGCCTGCGCGACGCGATCAACGAAACCCTGTCGATGCTGGGAACACCGGCCGGCAACGTCATCAAGCCTTTGCTCGACCGCGATCCGACGGGCGAAACCCAGCGCATCGCCATGGAGCTCGTGCCCGCCAGTTCTCCGCGCAGCGAGGACGGCGTGTGGATGTCGCGCAGCGCGCCGCGCGCACTGATGATCGCGACCACCCGCGCCGCCGGCAGCGATCTCGATGCGCAGGCCGTGGCCATCGCGCGCGTGCATGCCGCCTACGAGGCGGCTTCGCGGGACATGGGGGCAGACGCGCCCAAGCTGCTGCTGAGCGGCCCGCCGGTCTTCTCGGTGATGAGCCGAGACAAGATCAAGACCGAGGCGATCCATCTCGCCGTGGTGGGCGGCATCGTGATGGGCGGCTTGCTGCTGCTGGCGTTCGCCTCGCCGCGCGCGCTGGTCATCGCCTTCCTGCCGGTGGCCACGGGCGTGGTGATCGGCACCGCGAGCGTGAGCGTGGTGTTCGGCTCGGTGCACGGGCTCACGCTGGGTTTCGGCAGCACGCTGATCGGCGAGACGGTGGACTACGCCATCTACTACCTGATCCAGGCGCGGCAGGTCGGGGCGGGCGCCGTGCCCGGCACCGGCTGGCGGCGCTGGCTCGACCTGAACTGGCCCACCGTGCGGCTGGGCCTGCTGACCTCGGTGTGCGGCTTCGCTGCACTGGTGTTCTCGGGTTTCCCGGGACTGGCGCAGCTCGGCGTGTTCTCGATCGCCGGCCTCGTGGCTGCGGCGCTCGCCACCCGCTACGTGCTGCCGGTGCTTGCGCCCGATGGCGCCACCGGCATGGGCATGCGCCGGTACATGGCGCAGCTGGCCGGCGCGCTGGTGCGCGGCCTGCCCAGCCTGCGCTGGCCGCTGGCGGCGCTCGGCGTGGCCGCGCTCGGGCTGGTGCTGTGGCAGGGCGGCCATCTGTGGCGCGCCGACCTCGGCGCCATGAGCCCGGTGCCCAAGGCCGCGCAACAGCTCGACGAGATGCTGCGCAACGACATCGGCGCCAGCGACGGCGGCGTGCTGGTGGTGGCCTACGGCGACGACGAGCAGGCTGCGTTGCGCCATACCGAAGCCGCCGCGGCGCGGCTCGACACGCTCGTGGACAAGGGCGAACTCGTCGGCTACGAGACCGTCACCCGTGTGCTGCCGAGCGTGGAGACGCAGGCGGCGCGCATCGCCAGCCTGCCAAATGCCGACACGCTGCGCACGAACCTCGCCGACGCGACCCGGGGCCTGCCGCTGCCGGCGTCGCGCCTCGGTCCCTTCGTCGACGACGTGGAGGCGGCGCGCAAGCTCTCGCCGGTGCAGCGCGCCGACCTGGCCGACGGTCCGCTCGCGTCGGTGGTCAACACGCTCATGTACGAACGCCCGGGTGGCGGCTGGGGCACGCTGCTGGTGCTGCATCCGTCGGCCAAGTTCGACCAGGGTCGCCTCGAAGCCGCGCTTGCCGGCCTGCCCGAGGTGCAGGTGGTCGACGTCGGGCGCGAGCTCGCGAGCCTCTACCAGCGCTATCTGCACGAGGCCTTCGTGCAGGTGCTGCTCGGTGCGCTGGCGGTCGTGGTGCTGCTGGGCATCTACCTGCGTTCCTGGCGCCGGCTGGTGGCGGTGTGCCAGCCGCTGCTGTTCGCGGTGATGCTCACGCTCGGCGGCATGGCCGTTCTGCAGGCGGCGCTCGGCATCCTTCACCTGGTGGGGCTGCTGCTGATCGTGGCGGTCGGCTCGAATTACGCGCTGTTCTTCGACCAGTTGCGCACCACAGGCCGCGCCGACGAGGACACGCTGGCGTCGCTGATGCTCGCCAACCTCACGACCGTGGTGTCCTTCGGGCTGATCGCCATTTCGGACATTCCGGCGCTGTCGTCCATCGGCCGCGTGGTGGCGCCGGGTGCGCTGCTGGCGCTGCTGCTGTCCGCCGCCTTTGCGCGGCGCGAGACGTCGCGGCAGGGCGCGCCGGCCCCGCGTGCCTGA
- a CDS encoding class I SAM-dependent methyltransferase: protein MSAVMSPSPSTDKAWRELHEAATAPYKKGGSFAWHFARGKLGRDPVFRGLLERGLVEAAHRRVVDIGCGQGLFASLLASMSAMQKQGRWPSTWFATPERADYTGIELMPKDIARAQASIGHLQPAPRLVCADMCSAELPDCDLVVILDVLHYVNLEAQEGVLVRVRDALRRGGNPQARLLLRVGDASSRRGFAISQWVDRTVTRIRGHKVSPTWGRPLSEWTALLERLGFRVRSIPMSEGTPFANVLLVADLQQGSSA from the coding sequence ATGAGCGCGGTGATGTCGCCGTCGCCATCGACCGACAAGGCCTGGCGCGAACTGCACGAGGCCGCGACCGCTCCCTACAAGAAGGGCGGCAGCTTCGCCTGGCATTTCGCGCGCGGCAAGCTGGGGCGCGACCCGGTGTTCCGCGGGCTGCTCGAACGCGGTCTGGTCGAGGCGGCACACCGGCGGGTGGTGGACATCGGCTGCGGACAGGGCCTGTTCGCGAGCCTGCTGGCCTCTATGAGCGCCATGCAGAAGCAGGGCCGCTGGCCGTCGACATGGTTCGCCACGCCCGAGCGCGCCGACTACACCGGCATCGAGCTGATGCCCAAGGACATCGCGCGCGCGCAGGCTTCCATCGGGCACCTGCAGCCGGCGCCCAGGCTGGTGTGCGCCGACATGTGCTCGGCCGAACTGCCCGATTGCGACCTCGTTGTGATCCTCGACGTGCTGCACTACGTGAACCTCGAGGCCCAGGAGGGCGTGCTGGTTCGCGTGCGCGACGCGCTGCGCCGTGGCGGCAACCCGCAGGCGCGGCTGCTGCTGCGCGTGGGTGATGCGTCTAGCCGCCGCGGGTTTGCGATCAGCCAATGGGTCGACCGCACGGTCACCCGCATCCGCGGGCACAAGGTCTCGCCGACCTGGGGGCGCCCGCTGTCGGAATGGACCGCGCTGCTCGAGCGCCTTGGCTTCCGCGTGCGCAGCATCCCGATGAGCGAAGGCACGCCCTTCGCCAATGTGCTGCTGGTGGCAGATCTGCAGCAGGGCAGTTCTGCATGA
- the fabG gene encoding 3-oxoacyl-ACP reductase FabG — protein MSLEGKRALITGASGALGAAMAERLARDGATVLLHANSRPEAVEQLAASIAASGGKAECHVFDLRSDDACAAGVARVLEAGPVQILVNNAGVHDDAVLPGMRAEQWHKVIDVSLNGFFRVTQPLLLPMMRTRWGRILNISSVAAIAGNKGQVNYAAAKGALNSATKALSLEVASRGVTVNAIAPGIIASPMADAVFDQAVINQMVPVKRAGTPQEVAALAAFLASDEAAYITGQVISINGGMI, from the coding sequence ATGAGTCTCGAAGGAAAACGCGCACTGATCACCGGTGCCAGCGGCGCACTCGGCGCAGCCATGGCCGAGCGGCTGGCGCGCGATGGCGCCACGGTGCTGCTGCATGCGAACTCTCGGCCCGAGGCGGTCGAGCAACTGGCCGCATCGATTGCGGCGTCGGGCGGCAAGGCGGAATGCCATGTGTTCGACCTGCGCAGCGACGACGCCTGTGCGGCGGGCGTGGCGCGCGTCCTCGAAGCCGGTCCGGTGCAGATCCTGGTCAACAACGCAGGCGTGCACGACGACGCCGTGCTGCCCGGCATGCGTGCCGAACAGTGGCACAAGGTGATCGACGTGTCGCTGAACGGCTTCTTCCGCGTCACGCAGCCGTTGCTCTTGCCGATGATGCGCACGCGCTGGGGCCGCATCCTGAACATCTCCTCGGTGGCTGCGATCGCCGGCAACAAGGGCCAGGTGAACTATGCCGCCGCCAAGGGCGCATTGAACAGCGCGACCAAGGCGCTGTCGCTCGAAGTGGCGTCGCGCGGTGTCACGGTGAACGCGATCGCGCCCGGGATCATCGCGTCGCCGATGGCGGACGCCGTGTTCGATCAGGCAGTCATCAACCAGATGGTGCCTGTGAAGCGGGCGGGCACGCCGCAGGAAGTGGCCGCGCTGGCCGCGTTCCTGGCGAGCGACGAAGCCGCTTACATCACCGGCCAGGTGATCTCGATCAACGGCGGGATGATCTGA
- a CDS encoding polysaccharide deacetylase family protein — protein sequence MGKSAAMSSASAPRTAESWPWPLAIRASAAWHVAAIGAGVLVPGALPWAVGAIVLNHALITGAGLTPRSSLLGPNVTRLPEAAASRREVAITIDDGPEPEVTPRVLDLLDAHGQRATFFCIAERVLAHPGLAREIVARGHSIQNHTAQHRHNFSFLGPRGFAAEIARAQDILSDVTDQRPTCFRAPAGLRNPFLEPVLHRLGLSLVSWTRRGFDTREGDAAKVMARLSRNLQARDILLLHDGNAARTADGQPVLLEVLPLLLERLRAEGLRAVTLPEGLKP from the coding sequence ATGGGAAAATCCGCAGCCATGTCTTCCGCATCCGCCCCGCGCACCGCCGAATCCTGGCCCTGGCCCCTGGCCATCCGTGCCAGTGCGGCGTGGCACGTGGCGGCCATCGGCGCCGGGGTGCTGGTGCCCGGCGCGTTGCCCTGGGCCGTCGGCGCGATCGTGCTGAACCACGCACTGATCACCGGTGCGGGCCTCACGCCGCGCAGTTCCCTGCTGGGTCCCAACGTCACCCGGCTGCCCGAGGCCGCGGCATCGCGGCGCGAGGTGGCGATCACCATCGACGACGGCCCCGAACCCGAAGTCACGCCACGGGTGCTCGACCTGCTCGATGCGCACGGGCAGCGCGCCACCTTCTTCTGCATCGCCGAGCGCGTATTGGCACACCCCGGGCTGGCACGCGAGATCGTCGCGCGCGGCCACAGCATCCAGAACCACACGGCGCAGCACCGGCACAACTTCTCCTTTCTGGGGCCGCGCGGTTTCGCCGCCGAGATCGCTCGCGCGCAGGACATCCTCAGCGACGTGACCGACCAGCGACCGACTTGCTTCCGCGCACCCGCCGGGCTGCGCAACCCGTTCCTCGAACCCGTCCTGCACCGCCTGGGCCTGTCGCTCGTGAGCTGGACGCGCCGCGGCTTCGACACGCGCGAAGGCGACGCCGCCAAGGTGATGGCGCGCCTGAGCCGCAACCTGCAGGCCCGCGACATCCTGTTGCTGCACGACGGCAACGCGGCGCGCACGGCCGACGGACAACCTGTTTTGCTGGAGGTATTGCCCTTGCTTCTCGAACGCCTGCGTGCCGAAGGACTGCGCGCCGTGACCCTGCCCGAAGGGCTGAAGCCATGA
- a CDS encoding helix-turn-helix domain-containing protein, whose product MNKQGLITALAARREVAGISNAEIALRSGLTERSVRNALSLRGNPQLSSLLALVDALGLELQLAPKGFGEPAATEPGYRPVTTRIGQAVAQAPSPPPGQRRAPPSSS is encoded by the coding sequence ATGAACAAGCAAGGCCTCATCACCGCGCTGGCCGCCCGCCGCGAAGTTGCCGGCATTTCGAATGCCGAGATCGCCCTGCGCTCCGGACTCACAGAGCGCTCGGTGCGCAACGCGTTGAGCCTGCGCGGCAATCCGCAGCTGTCGTCGCTGCTGGCACTGGTCGACGCGCTGGGACTCGAACTGCAGCTTGCGCCCAAGGGCTTCGGAGAACCTGCTGCCACCGAACCCGGCTATCGCCCTGTCACCACGCGCATCGGGCAGGCGGTGGCCCAGGCGCCGTCGCCGCCCCCAGGCCAGCGGCGCGCACCGCCATCGTCGTCATGA